In Desulfomonile tiedjei DSM 6799, a genomic segment contains:
- a CDS encoding sensor histidine kinase yields the protein MRQPLSPDEEQKKRRRELYVALFAAVLVGAIFLAESYLVRSAEDIPFAGHLLLFGLLSIVTLLLIVIIFFLIRNLFKLVFERRRRVLGSHLKTRLTSAFVALTLVPTVVLFIASAGVLHTTIESWFKAQVEESLQSSLVVAQAFYQTASEKVLNTGARLAAFIHDNDLLNPSERTRLVKAMDAWRAAEGISSIQLYFSDGANPELLKDPALKDIPIPPPVPSFLKIAFQGDATSKIMPLEGGSDLIQGLAPIKETNGERVSAVLVIDYFIPNSLAGRLFSISSAFGDYQEAKRMKGPVKTMYVLILLMVALLAIFIGFWFGATMARDITEPIQRLAEGTQKIAQGDLNVHIDPTADDELGILVRSFNKMTDDLRENRDELVRVNTDLESRRKYTETVLKNIAAGVVSLDSAARITTANNSARRLLGIAARDILNKPCADVLPEESAAAITSILEDVADSDSEALERQITLSFPERVTSLLCFANKLRDEEGNNLGFVLVFEDMTYLVKAQRMAAWREVARRIAHEIKNPLTPIQLNAQRLRRKYMPVLAEDGAILDQCTDAIIDQVEQLKHMVNEFSQFARMPAANPVPNDLNAMISEVVNLYYQANDQVNIVFKPDQSVPIFNLDKEQMKRAVMNLLDNAVSAIEKKGIVKIMTSYDKDLAIASVEVADNGAGVNPHDRDRLFEPYFSRRPGGTGLGLTIVSTIVSDHNGFIRVKDNPGGGARFILELPVRKT from the coding sequence ATGAGGCAGCCCCTTTCACCCGATGAGGAACAAAAGAAAAGGCGCAGAGAACTCTATGTTGCACTGTTCGCAGCCGTACTTGTGGGAGCGATTTTTCTTGCGGAATCGTACCTGGTCAGGTCCGCGGAAGACATACCGTTTGCGGGACATCTGCTGCTCTTTGGGCTGCTTTCGATTGTAACTCTTCTTCTCATCGTTATCATTTTCTTTCTTATTCGTAATCTGTTCAAACTTGTTTTCGAACGGCGTCGACGGGTTCTGGGATCTCATCTCAAAACTCGGCTCACTTCGGCATTTGTAGCATTGACCCTGGTCCCTACGGTGGTGCTCTTCATTGCGAGTGCAGGGGTACTCCACACCACCATTGAAAGCTGGTTCAAAGCTCAGGTGGAAGAGTCTCTTCAATCGTCGCTGGTTGTAGCGCAGGCGTTCTACCAGACTGCCTCGGAGAAGGTCCTGAATACCGGTGCCCGCCTTGCAGCATTCATTCATGACAATGATTTGTTGAATCCGAGTGAACGAACGAGACTGGTCAAAGCAATGGATGCCTGGAGAGCAGCGGAAGGTATCAGCTCCATTCAACTCTATTTCAGTGACGGCGCAAATCCGGAACTCCTCAAAGATCCGGCACTGAAGGATATTCCCATTCCCCCACCTGTGCCGAGCTTTCTGAAGATTGCTTTTCAGGGCGATGCAACATCCAAGATTATGCCGCTGGAGGGCGGGAGCGATCTCATACAGGGATTGGCACCGATTAAAGAAACCAACGGGGAGCGTGTCTCTGCAGTCCTCGTCATAGATTATTTCATCCCCAATTCATTGGCGGGCAGGCTGTTTTCCATTTCCAGCGCATTCGGAGACTATCAGGAAGCAAAACGTATGAAAGGTCCGGTGAAGACCATGTACGTGCTGATCCTGCTCATGGTTGCTCTCCTGGCTATTTTCATCGGATTTTGGTTCGGTGCGACCATGGCCCGGGACATAACCGAGCCGATCCAGAGGCTCGCTGAAGGAACCCAGAAGATTGCGCAAGGGGACCTGAACGTACACATAGATCCCACTGCGGACGATGAACTCGGGATTCTCGTGCGATCCTTCAATAAAATGACGGATGATTTACGCGAAAATCGGGACGAACTGGTCCGGGTCAACACGGACCTGGAAAGCCGCCGAAAATATACCGAAACGGTGCTGAAAAACATAGCAGCGGGGGTTGTTTCGCTGGATTCCGCAGCCCGAATCACCACAGCAAACAATTCTGCCCGGCGACTTCTCGGAATTGCCGCACGCGATATTCTCAACAAGCCGTGCGCAGACGTACTCCCCGAAGAATCTGCAGCGGCCATCACCAGCATACTCGAAGATGTTGCCGATTCCGATTCGGAAGCATTGGAGCGACAGATCACGCTGTCTTTTCCGGAGCGAGTGACTTCTCTGCTCTGTTTCGCGAACAAACTCAGGGACGAGGAGGGCAATAATCTTGGATTCGTTCTGGTCTTCGAGGATATGACCTATCTGGTGAAGGCCCAGAGAATGGCTGCCTGGAGAGAGGTGGCTCGTCGTATTGCTCACGAGATCAAGAACCCCCTGACCCCCATTCAACTCAATGCTCAGCGGCTTCGACGAAAATATATGCCGGTGCTTGCGGAAGATGGCGCAATTCTGGACCAGTGTACGGACGCTATTATCGATCAGGTGGAACAGTTGAAACACATGGTCAACGAGTTCTCCCAATTCGCGCGCATGCCCGCAGCCAACCCGGTTCCAAATGATCTGAACGCAATGATCTCTGAAGTGGTTAATCTTTATTATCAGGCGAACGATCAGGTGAACATTGTGTTCAAACCCGATCAATCAGTTCCGATTTTCAACCTGGATAAAGAACAGATGAAACGCGCTGTGATGAATCTCCTGGACAATGCCGTTTCTGCAATAGAAAAAAAAGGAATCGTAAAAATAATGACAAGCTACGACAAAGATCTTGCCATTGCATCCGTAGAAGTTGCGGATAACGGAGCCGGAGTAAATCCACACGATCGGGATAGGCTGTTTGAACCATACTTTTCCAGAAGACCTGGAGGAACGGGTCTCGGATTGACCATCGTCAGCACCATCGTCTCGGACCATAACGGATTCATAAGGGTCAAAGACAATCCCGGAGGAGGTGCTCGGTTTATTCTGGAACTACCGGTCCGGAAGACGTGA
- a CDS encoding L-threonylcarbamoyladenylate synthase, whose translation MPQRPSATPNREKMNLDAQDIFAKARDVIRSGGVVIVPTETFYGLAVAPFNDEAVRRVFSIKSRPIGSPLPLIASDRKTVEKSLISSDSRISILMDRFWPGSLTLVLQLAAQFAEPIFGASGKVGVRVPPDSAARKLAELAGGFITATSANFAGDPPPGDVRKIPAALISLVDLVIDLGPTPGGKPSTVIEIDRGVLKVIREGAVPIAAIRSVLEASP comes from the coding sequence ATGCCCCAGAGACCTTCTGCGACTCCGAATCGTGAAAAGATGAACTTAGATGCTCAAGATATCTTTGCCAAAGCTCGGGATGTGATCCGCTCCGGCGGTGTCGTCATCGTACCCACCGAAACGTTTTACGGTCTTGCCGTGGCCCCATTCAATGATGAGGCAGTACGGAGAGTATTCAGCATCAAGTCCAGGCCAATCGGCAGTCCGCTGCCGCTTATTGCGTCAGATCGTAAGACTGTTGAAAAGTCTCTGATTTCATCCGATTCTCGTATCTCTATTTTGATGGATCGATTCTGGCCTGGAAGCCTGACGCTGGTGCTGCAATTGGCAGCCCAATTTGCAGAACCCATTTTTGGAGCATCCGGTAAAGTGGGAGTGAGAGTGCCGCCGGATTCGGCTGCTCGCAAGCTTGCTGAACTTGCAGGGGGATTTATTACCGCTACGAGCGCCAACTTTGCAGGAGATCCACCACCCGGCGATGTTCGAAAAATACCAGCAGCATTGATTTCTCTAGTGGATCTGGTGATCGATCTCGGCCCCACACCGGGAGGCAAACCTTCCACGGTGATCGAAATAGATCGGGGTGTGCTCAAGGTGATTCGTGAAGGAGCGGTTCCGATTGCTGCAATCAGATCCGTCCTCGAAGCTTCACCGTAA
- the hemW gene encoding radical SAM family heme chaperone HemW: MSLPHRQSIPTRFPQEDNPGGIYVHVPFCRTRCSYCGFTSGIYDPDAKVRYIRSILREIELYAHLAKRTAREFFFNTVYFGGGTPSLLDPEDVSRILVQIRSHLNVVPEEITLEMNPGTVDRARLSSLRRIGINRVSLGIQSLLDSELLLMGRSHAVADAYAAFRDLRAAGFDNVSLDLIAGFPSQTLESLKRSLDSILDLRPEHVSVYLLEVKPGTRLHRLIDAGELPGPDEDLAADMYETLCRDAKEAGYEHYEISNFALPGKQSIHNLKYWTDCVYIGFGPGAHSMDGRTRYANFRDLTDFEKAVEAGDLPIEIKTKLTPEMRFKDALIMGLRLVGGLNLELISERYNVDALQFIKKTVGDLLDQGLLRMQGEILLLTDRGRLLSNMVFSRWV; the protein is encoded by the coding sequence ATGTCCCTGCCTCACAGACAATCGATCCCTACACGATTCCCTCAGGAAGATAACCCCGGCGGGATATACGTGCACGTGCCTTTCTGTAGAACTCGCTGCTCTTATTGTGGATTTACTTCTGGAATATACGACCCGGATGCGAAAGTACGCTACATTCGTTCGATTCTGAGAGAAATCGAGCTTTATGCACATCTTGCGAAAAGGACCGCTCGGGAGTTCTTCTTCAATACCGTGTATTTCGGCGGTGGCACCCCTTCCCTCCTCGATCCGGAGGATGTGTCGCGAATTCTGGTGCAAATTCGATCACATTTAAATGTTGTCCCGGAGGAAATCACTCTGGAGATGAATCCCGGCACCGTGGATAGAGCCCGTCTCAGCAGTCTAAGAAGAATCGGGATAAACCGCGTGAGTTTGGGTATCCAATCTCTTTTGGATTCCGAGCTGTTACTCATGGGCCGAAGTCATGCTGTTGCGGATGCATATGCTGCTTTTCGGGATCTTCGGGCAGCGGGATTCGACAATGTTTCGCTCGATCTCATTGCAGGATTTCCGAGTCAGACATTGGAATCGTTGAAGAGGAGTCTCGACTCCATTCTGGATTTGAGACCGGAACATGTGTCCGTGTACCTCCTTGAAGTGAAGCCTGGAACCCGCCTTCACCGTCTGATCGATGCAGGGGAATTACCTGGTCCTGACGAAGATCTGGCCGCAGACATGTATGAGACGCTCTGCCGCGATGCAAAAGAAGCCGGGTACGAACATTATGAAATATCCAATTTTGCGTTACCGGGCAAGCAGTCCATCCATAACCTGAAATATTGGACTGATTGCGTTTATATCGGATTCGGCCCCGGCGCTCACAGCATGGATGGCCGTACGAGGTACGCGAATTTCCGAGATCTGACTGATTTTGAAAAAGCCGTTGAAGCCGGAGACCTGCCCATTGAGATCAAGACGAAATTGACCCCCGAGATGCGATTCAAAGATGCGCTCATCATGGGCCTGAGACTTGTGGGAGGCCTGAATCTCGAACTGATATCGGAGCGGTACAACGTGGATGCACTTCAATTCATCAAGAAGACTGTTGGAGACTTATTGGACCAAGGTCTCCTCCGTATGCAGGGCGAAATTCTTCTGCTTACAGACAGGGGGCGTTTGCTGTCCAATATGGTGTTTTCTCGATGGGTGTGA
- a CDS encoding PHP domain-containing protein: protein MIDLHVHTNMSDGTFSPAEVVKRAASLGLRAIAITDHDTVSGVEQATEQGQISGVEIVPGLEISADWDKGILHVLGYFMDQENEALVSALDFLQTGRRERIPRILAKLKENSDILVSQEAIDREAAGGVPGRPHVAKVMVREGLVETMQEAFDRYLGKGTPAYVKKAKLPASTAIRVICEAGGIPVLAHPYSLGSENEASLIETVTVLMDSGLQGIEAFYPKHTLRQTEIYLSVASRFGLTVTGGTDFHGEVKPDIELGQFPQYPPMDYSILESLKSRLLSRENS from the coding sequence GTGATAGATCTTCATGTACACACAAATATGTCTGACGGGACTTTTTCTCCCGCTGAGGTGGTAAAGCGAGCAGCAAGTCTCGGATTGAGAGCCATAGCGATTACCGATCACGATACTGTTTCGGGAGTCGAGCAGGCGACCGAACAGGGACAGATAAGCGGCGTCGAGATAGTCCCCGGACTGGAAATCAGCGCGGATTGGGATAAGGGAATTCTCCATGTTCTCGGTTATTTCATGGACCAGGAGAATGAGGCACTGGTTTCGGCTCTGGATTTTCTCCAGACAGGACGTCGAGAACGGATTCCTCGTATATTGGCCAAGCTCAAAGAGAACAGCGATATACTTGTCTCCCAAGAAGCTATTGACCGGGAGGCCGCAGGAGGCGTTCCGGGCCGACCTCACGTGGCGAAAGTCATGGTTCGTGAAGGCCTTGTCGAGACAATGCAGGAAGCTTTCGACAGATATTTAGGGAAAGGCACGCCTGCATACGTGAAAAAGGCGAAACTGCCGGCATCCACGGCAATCAGGGTCATTTGCGAAGCAGGTGGCATTCCGGTCCTCGCGCATCCGTATTCGCTCGGATCCGAGAACGAAGCCAGCCTGATCGAGACTGTCACCGTTCTTATGGACAGCGGGTTACAGGGAATAGAAGCGTTCTATCCAAAACACACTCTTCGTCAGACAGAAATCTACCTCAGCGTGGCATCCCGATTTGGGCTCACCGTTACCGGGGGCACCGACTTTCACGGAGAAGTCAAACCGGATATTGAATTAGGACAGTTTCCGCAGTACCCACCCATGGATTATTCGATTCTTGAATCATTGAAATCCAGGCTTCTTTCCCGAGAAAATTCCTGA
- a CDS encoding alkaline phosphatase family protein — protein MLGGIKGNGPQRVAVLGLDGVPFSLLKQLMGWGVMPRMADAASSGTFVPMRTDLPAISAVAWTSFMTGSSPGEHGIFGFTDLKPGEIGLHLPSFDDIRRPAIWHELPSKRSVIVNLPFTYPARSLNGVLVSGFVAPIFERAVYPEHLIKKLRSLNYRIDVDADKGRQNRRFLVTDLFETFNAHTHCMEDLLVSEPWDLFIGVITGTDRLHHFLFDAALDPGHPFHKDFLEYYRSIDVFIGKFMDLVGSSTRLVLLSDHGFTGLKIQIYLNSILRTLGYLSFHNPGAGSLENFSSESKAFALDPTRIYINRKERFRNGLLGTTEAEEIKGRIKHQLENLRLRDIGIGLFEGLGDLDEHVFEAVLTNEEVYSGENAHLGPDLVIVPRRGFDVKASLNVLSMTARDIFTGMHTHDDAFLLINEKSMHGELDSVQIRDVMKLVREVLH, from the coding sequence GTGCTTGGCGGAATAAAAGGAAATGGCCCGCAGAGAGTGGCTGTTCTCGGTCTGGATGGAGTGCCGTTTTCACTTCTCAAGCAGCTCATGGGTTGGGGCGTCATGCCACGCATGGCAGATGCAGCTTCATCGGGAACCTTCGTTCCGATGCGGACCGATCTGCCTGCCATTTCCGCTGTTGCATGGACTTCTTTCATGACCGGCTCAAGCCCCGGAGAACACGGCATTTTCGGATTTACCGATCTAAAACCGGGTGAAATTGGACTTCATCTCCCCTCGTTCGACGATATCCGCAGGCCTGCGATTTGGCACGAGTTACCGTCAAAACGAAGCGTTATCGTGAATCTGCCCTTTACTTATCCGGCTCGATCGCTCAATGGCGTGCTTGTTTCGGGTTTTGTGGCTCCCATATTTGAACGGGCTGTTTATCCCGAGCATTTGATAAAGAAGTTGCGCTCGCTGAATTACCGTATTGATGTAGATGCCGACAAGGGTAGACAAAATCGCCGATTTCTCGTGACCGATCTGTTCGAAACCTTCAATGCCCATACCCATTGCATGGAGGATCTCCTGGTTTCTGAACCCTGGGATCTCTTTATAGGGGTGATTACCGGCACTGACAGGCTCCATCATTTCCTTTTTGACGCGGCTCTTGATCCCGGACATCCCTTTCATAAGGATTTTCTGGAATACTATCGCAGCATTGACGTATTCATCGGAAAATTCATGGATCTCGTGGGGAGTTCGACACGGCTAGTACTCTTGTCAGACCACGGATTCACCGGTCTAAAGATCCAGATCTATCTCAACTCCATTCTCCGAACCCTTGGATATTTGTCTTTTCACAATCCCGGTGCGGGATCGCTGGAGAATTTCAGTTCTGAATCGAAAGCTTTTGCTCTCGACCCCACCCGCATATACATCAACCGCAAGGAACGATTCAGAAATGGGTTGCTCGGGACAACCGAAGCCGAAGAAATCAAAGGGCGCATAAAGCACCAGTTGGAAAATCTGCGCCTCAGAGATATCGGTATAGGACTGTTCGAAGGTTTGGGAGATCTCGATGAACACGTCTTCGAAGCTGTTCTCACGAACGAAGAAGTCTATTCAGGGGAAAATGCACATCTCGGGCCGGACCTCGTCATTGTTCCACGGCGAGGTTTCGATGTAAAAGCTTCTCTCAATGTCCTTTCCATGACAGCGAGAGACATCTTCACCGGCATGCACACGCACGATGATGCATTTCTGTTGATAAATGAGAAGTCGATGCACGGAGAGCTCGATTCTGTGCAGATAAGAGATGTCATGAAACTTGTACGTGAGGTACTCCACTGA
- a CDS encoding tRNA (cytidine(34)-2'-O)-methyltransferase, which translates to MNVVLVHPEIPPNTGNIGRLCCAVGATLHLVKPLGFSIDDRNLKRAGLDYWKKLRVLEWPDLEAYLSAVDHGKIVLTSSKRGDVYHRIHFEPGDHILFGPETTGLSQDMFLRFPNRIARIPIDLSKVRSLNLSTAAGIVVYEALKQIGALPALDT; encoded by the coding sequence TTGAATGTGGTGCTCGTGCATCCGGAGATACCCCCGAACACGGGCAATATCGGTAGGCTATGCTGCGCGGTGGGAGCCACACTGCACCTTGTAAAGCCCCTGGGGTTCAGCATTGACGACCGGAATTTGAAACGCGCGGGACTGGATTACTGGAAGAAACTCAGGGTGCTTGAATGGCCTGATCTGGAAGCCTACCTGTCAGCGGTAGATCATGGGAAAATTGTGCTTACCAGTAGCAAGAGAGGTGATGTGTATCATCGGATACACTTCGAGCCGGGAGACCACATTCTATTCGGTCCGGAAACAACGGGGCTTTCGCAGGATATGTTTCTTCGTTTTCCGAACCGGATTGCCAGGATTCCCATCGATCTCAGCAAAGTCCGAAGTCTCAACCTGTCAACTGCAGCCGGAATCGTCGTATATGAAGCATTGAAACAGATCGGGGCGCTACCTGCCCTGGACACATGA
- a CDS encoding response regulator, translating into MSVILHVEDEHSVRLLYKEVFEELGYKVIQAVDAEEALKFLRGNRPDIIVLDLKMPGMGGKRFLDKFHKMNTKIPVVISTAYPYFQGDPTALKADAYVVKSGDMTELLDSIRNLLGKPD; encoded by the coding sequence ATGAGCGTGATCCTGCACGTTGAAGACGAGCATTCTGTGCGTCTCTTATACAAAGAGGTTTTCGAAGAGCTTGGATACAAAGTGATCCAGGCAGTCGATGCCGAAGAAGCACTCAAATTCCTGCGAGGAAATCGTCCCGACATCATCGTATTGGATCTCAAAATGCCTGGAATGGGCGGTAAGCGCTTTTTGGACAAATTCCACAAGATGAATACCAAAATACCGGTGGTAATCAGCACCGCATATCCCTATTTTCAGGGAGATCCGACTGCGCTGAAAGCCGATGCTTACGTCGTCAAATCCGGAGATATGACCGAGCTTTTGGACAGTATTCGGAATCTCCTTGGAAAACCGGACTGA
- a CDS encoding S66 peptidase family protein, translating to MKNPRSLLPNPLKPGDCIAVIAPAGPASVELLKAGIRFLELKGFRVLEGCYVLEQDGYCAGTDRQRCDDLNAMLANRDVRGILFARGGYGTMHLLDSIHMHLLVSDPIILVGMSDVTALQLSLYKRCNLVTFSGPMIAGQVAQGLDSISETSFMAALTQPLEKRNLWPDESGGIRVLRPGRASGVLLGGCLSLVTALLGTPHLPDFDGAILFLEDVNEPAYRLDRMLTQLHLSGILKRIHGVLLGYFLDSQNGDLSEIVERIILKYVDDETVPVVSGIPHGHALPNITLPLGAPVTLDTYSGSLVADLRW from the coding sequence ATGAAAAATCCACGATCTCTCCTTCCAAATCCTTTGAAACCCGGTGACTGCATTGCTGTGATAGCCCCGGCCGGACCGGCTTCCGTTGAACTCCTGAAAGCCGGGATCAGATTCCTTGAGTTGAAGGGATTCCGAGTGCTCGAGGGATGTTATGTGCTTGAACAAGACGGATATTGTGCAGGAACGGATCGTCAGAGGTGTGACGATCTCAATGCAATGCTCGCCAACAGAGACGTGCGAGGAATCCTGTTCGCTCGAGGCGGATATGGAACAATGCATTTGCTCGATTCCATTCACATGCATTTGCTTGTTTCGGATCCCATCATTCTGGTCGGCATGAGCGATGTGACGGCGCTTCAGCTCTCCCTTTACAAGAGGTGCAATCTTGTCACGTTCTCGGGTCCCATGATTGCAGGCCAGGTCGCGCAGGGTCTGGATAGCATTTCAGAGACTTCGTTCATGGCTGCCCTGACTCAGCCTCTTGAAAAACGAAACCTCTGGCCGGACGAGAGCGGCGGAATTCGTGTGTTGCGGCCCGGACGAGCCTCAGGAGTGCTCCTGGGCGGCTGCCTTTCTCTGGTTACGGCATTACTGGGAACCCCTCACCTGCCTGATTTCGACGGAGCAATCCTATTTCTGGAAGACGTGAACGAACCAGCGTACAGACTGGACCGCATGCTCACACAGCTACATCTTTCCGGAATCCTGAAGAGAATACACGGCGTGCTTCTCGGGTATTTTCTGGATTCGCAAAATGGCGACCTGAGTGAGATAGTAGAGCGCATCATTCTGAAATATGTCGATGATGAGACTGTTCCCGTCGTCTCGGGAATTCCTCACGGGCACGCATTGCCGAATATCACTTTGCCCTTGGGAGCGCCAGTAACACTTGACACCTATTCCGGATCTCTTGTGGCAGATTTGCGATGGTGA
- a CDS encoding YfhO family protein: protein MTCIFKWDAWDAYWPWFHYFVISLKSGRWPLWDPGPNCGFPFHAELNTSLYYPVSIVTGLLFGGGYKVFQLLWLGHWLSGMLGLFFLLKRFGMSPLAAIAGATIFGFNGFFIGNAEHTTCIVAMSYFPWILLLLDYSNRNTFLYPCTAGLLTGFSALGGNPVITIYMVPMICLWSLLRLRPISMVVRTLFITFLVAGIILSPSYVSFLVEGRDFTDRVDLLPIVEALDHDRFSWDALVSLIAPALIAKYSHYFQNQELTMINGYFGVFGVLSVIGVSLNRELRQRWKWVLVFIVVAFLLSLGTSGLIGIPAYYIIPALRFGRHTALFKAFWMFGGAVLAGAYFDSLTCSEKSKGTTLLGSSEKILLATFLAVIALLTWAWLVPDTYLVRSAIPIPREPNTFWTAFVCTSYSLVTVALFWFSVQLFKTQLSQRLLVGFLLLIIIGDAAAYKISSQESICWGSRAFKQIQAIEHEAQSKSLTAPDPNGVRNTDPNFSGNYWAFDGKSYCRAYLPMTNRSYETLVGNSLPPYEYSRFLEVLKTAPRFWLVPEAAFAKETDTAALTTLKSTGMNDPVPLFIHDAQASGILDEQKVTHGVRPGSYGSVRVLLYEHEKIRLKVTAPDDCWLFATERYNGSWKSFVDDEPQKLFKANFCFRALRVSAGEHVIEMTYSPWAYLPLLFLSWGLSLIIIAVWIYAGVVKILQALSPRPAIEHDFP, encoded by the coding sequence ATGACCTGTATTTTCAAGTGGGATGCTTGGGATGCATACTGGCCCTGGTTTCACTATTTCGTCATAAGTCTGAAATCCGGTAGATGGCCGTTATGGGATCCCGGTCCGAATTGCGGTTTTCCGTTCCATGCCGAACTAAACACGTCGCTGTATTATCCGGTCTCAATCGTGACAGGTCTTTTGTTCGGGGGAGGGTACAAGGTTTTCCAGCTATTGTGGTTGGGGCACTGGCTGTCGGGGATGCTGGGATTGTTTTTTCTCTTGAAAAGATTCGGGATGAGTCCCCTGGCGGCAATCGCCGGTGCGACAATTTTCGGATTTAACGGTTTTTTCATTGGAAATGCGGAACACACTACGTGCATCGTGGCGATGAGCTATTTTCCGTGGATACTGTTGCTATTGGACTATTCCAATCGGAACACATTTCTGTATCCCTGTACTGCTGGATTATTGACCGGCTTCTCTGCCCTGGGCGGGAACCCTGTAATCACGATTTACATGGTGCCAATGATTTGTTTGTGGAGTCTGCTTCGACTCAGACCGATTTCCATGGTCGTGCGCACGTTGTTCATAACGTTTCTGGTCGCCGGGATTATTCTTTCACCCTCCTATGTCTCGTTTCTCGTTGAAGGCAGGGACTTTACTGACCGAGTGGATCTGCTGCCGATTGTCGAAGCGCTCGATCATGATAGGTTTTCCTGGGATGCGCTTGTGTCTTTGATCGCTCCCGCTCTGATCGCCAAGTACTCGCATTACTTCCAGAATCAGGAATTGACTATGATCAATGGGTACTTCGGTGTATTCGGGGTGTTATCGGTAATTGGTGTTTCACTGAATCGGGAATTAAGACAACGCTGGAAATGGGTGCTTGTATTCATTGTCGTGGCCTTTCTCCTCTCACTCGGAACGTCAGGGTTAATCGGAATTCCGGCGTATTATATTATTCCTGCGCTGCGATTCGGGCGACACACCGCTCTGTTCAAAGCTTTCTGGATGTTTGGAGGAGCAGTGCTCGCGGGCGCTTATTTCGATAGCCTGACGTGCTCTGAAAAAAGTAAGGGAACAACGTTACTTGGAAGCTCGGAAAAAATCCTTCTCGCAACCTTTTTGGCGGTGATTGCCTTATTGACATGGGCCTGGCTAGTACCTGACACATACTTGGTTCGCAGCGCAATTCCAATACCCAGGGAGCCTAACACGTTTTGGACTGCATTTGTCTGCACGAGCTATTCTCTGGTGACTGTTGCACTGTTCTGGTTCTCCGTTCAGCTTTTCAAAACACAATTATCGCAGCGACTGCTTGTGGGGTTTCTTCTCCTCATCATCATAGGAGATGCTGCAGCGTACAAGATTTCAAGTCAAGAAAGCATTTGCTGGGGCTCCCGAGCATTCAAACAAATTCAGGCAATCGAACATGAAGCGCAGAGCAAGTCACTGACAGCGCCTGATCCCAATGGGGTGAGAAACACCGATCCCAATTTCTCCGGCAACTACTGGGCATTTGATGGCAAATCGTATTGCAGGGCCTACCTTCCCATGACCAACAGATCTTATGAGACTCTGGTGGGCAATAGTCTGCCTCCGTATGAATACTCTAGATTCCTTGAGGTACTGAAAACGGCCCCCAGATTTTGGCTTGTCCCTGAAGCTGCATTCGCGAAAGAAACGGATACGGCTGCCCTGACAACTCTCAAGTCCACCGGAATGAACGATCCTGTGCCTTTGTTTATTCACGATGCTCAGGCCTCGGGAATTCTTGATGAACAAAAGGTGACGCACGGGGTGAGGCCCGGGAGCTACGGCTCGGTCCGAGTGCTTTTGTACGAACACGAAAAAATAAGGCTGAAGGTGACTGCTCCTGACGATTGCTGGTTATTTGCGACTGAAAGATATAATGGAAGTTGGAAATCTTTTGTAGATGACGAACCTCAAAAGCTCTTCAAAGCCAATTTTTGTTTTCGAGCGCTCAGAGTCTCGGCAGGGGAGCACGTGATCGAGATGACATATTCGCCCTGGGCTTATCTGCCTCTGTTGTTTCTGTCGTGGGGACTCAGTCTGATTATAATCGCCGTGTGGATCTATGCAGGTGTGGTAAAGATATTACAGGCACTCTCTCCGAGGCCTGCAATCGAACACGATTTTCCGTGA
- the pgsA gene encoding CDP-diacylglycerol--glycerol-3-phosphate 3-phosphatidyltransferase, with translation MKKHLPNFLTLGRLVLVPPIILFLFFPGKVASATAGLLFFVASLTDFFDGFIARRFSLESSFGRFLDPIADKVLVTSALVMLIALDRVPAWIVMLIITREVAVSALRAITKSWDTTLQPSPVGKLKAVFQFAAIVPLIIHYDYTFFFVTVNFHFIGTVLLYIALFLTIWSGMDYFLRFYREYEGRENGDAF, from the coding sequence ATGAAAAAGCATTTGCCCAATTTTCTCACGCTTGGCAGACTGGTTCTGGTGCCGCCTATCATCCTGTTTCTGTTTTTTCCCGGAAAGGTTGCTTCCGCAACGGCGGGCCTTCTTTTCTTCGTGGCATCCTTAACCGATTTCTTCGATGGATTCATTGCAAGACGTTTTTCTCTAGAATCTTCCTTTGGTCGTTTTCTCGATCCTATAGCGGATAAAGTGCTCGTAACCTCCGCGCTCGTCATGCTTATAGCGCTGGATCGAGTGCCCGCGTGGATCGTTATGCTGATTATCACGCGGGAAGTTGCTGTGAGTGCGCTTCGAGCGATAACCAAATCGTGGGATACGACGCTTCAGCCGAGTCCGGTCGGCAAACTTAAAGCTGTATTTCAGTTTGCAGCAATTGTGCCGCTCATCATCCATTACGACTATACCTTCTTCTTTGTTACGGTGAATTTTCATTTTATAGGGACTGTGCTGTTGTACATAGCTCTTTTCCTCACCATCTGGTCTGGAATGGATTATTTCCTGCGTTTCTACAGGGAATATGAAGGACGCGAAAATGGTGACGCGTTTTGA